A genomic window from Antedon mediterranea chromosome 4, ecAntMedi1.1, whole genome shotgun sequence includes:
- the LOC140046917 gene encoding uncharacterized protein, with product MEFPFNINYLFGEKISMIDNRLNPFKTHGHGNLQQNLITVIDAMGKASAKAQGLHGPITLGAKMRFTDHHLYVIKDQATNKGFGSVIGILKIGRKKLFVLDRYSKQHEMKPMCVLDFYVHESVQRRGCGKQLFQHMLNVEGIKPQHLAIDRPSHKFTQFLMKHYNLRSHITQVNNFVIFEGFFNGQPEASYDKKYSMYSRPPLAPNSRSSGKQRETPSHRNNQWSARYTSHSAGNSRTNSNIYSNEPMYDSTLPAIKRSQSFGSLQTVDSHRNLRSASPGNMSRAYGAQASLYSRYGSNEKITSDVRRNSGQRNTYSPITGGPLADNLNMVSREPTPPFGKCMTGHGSNSKSTALGPLVTKVDNMMTNEGNYCLTIANNNKSQRGPQPWSGHGASNQDLQGNTNVPNQHHSPFRLW from the exons ATGGAATTtccatttaatataaattatctcTTTGGAGAAAAAATATCCATGATTGATAACCGCCTTAATCCATTTAAAACACACGG TCATGGAAACTTGCAACAGAACTTAATAACTGTTATTGATGCAATGGGAAAAGCATCTGCTAAG GCACAGGGCTTGCATGGTCCAATTACACTAGGTGCTAAGATGAGGTTCACGGATCATCACTTATACGTCATCAAAGATCAAGCTACAAATAA GGGTTTTGGATCAGTTATAGGTATTTTGAAAATTGGCAGGAAAAAGTTATTTGTATTGGATCGTTATAGCAAACAACATGAAATGAAACCAATGTGCGTGTTGGACTTCTATGTGCACGAATCGGTCCAGCGAAGAGGCTGTGGCAAACAGCTATTCCAACATATGCTAAAT GTTGAAGGGATAAAGCCTCAGCATTTGGCTATAGACCGTCCATCTCATAAGTTTACTCAGTTTCTTATGAAACATTATAACCTACGATCACACATTACTCAG GTCAACAATTTTGTAATCTTTGAGGGATTCTTCAATGGTCAACCTGAAGCAAGTTATGATAAAAAATATTCCATGTATTCAAGACCTCCACTAGCACCAAATAGTCGCTCAAGCGGAAAGCAACGAGAAACGCCCTCTCACAGGAACAACCAGTGGTCTGCAAGATACACATCCCACTCAGCGGGAAATTCCAGAACCAATAgcaatatttacagtaatgaaCCAATGTATGACAGCACCCTTCCTGCTATTAAACGATCTCAGTCGTTTGGATCGTTACAAACAGTTGACTCACACCGTAACCTTCGATCAGCTTCCCCAGG CAATATGTCTAGAGCGTATGGAGCGCAAGCAAGTTTATACAGTCGATATGGGAGCAATGAAAAAATCACTAGCGATGTTAGGAGAAATTCAGGCCAAAGAAATACATACTCCCCAATCACAGGTGGCCCTTTAGCAG ACAATTTAAACATGGTAAGTAGAGAACCAACTCCGCCATTTGGAAAATGTATGACTGGTCATGGAAGCAATTCTAAGTCTACTGCCCTTGGTCCACTTGTGACCAAAGTGGACAACATGATGACCAATGAAGGTAACTACTGCCTTACCATTGCTAATAACAATAAATCTCAACGAGGACCGCAACCATGGAGTGGACATGGCGCCAGTAATCAAGATCTACAAGGTAATACAAATGTACCAAATCAGCACCATAGCCCATTTAGACTATGGTGA